The following proteins are encoded in a genomic region of Diabrotica virgifera virgifera chromosome 1, PGI_DIABVI_V3a:
- the LOC126885599 gene encoding uncharacterized protein LOC126885599, whose product METSETSDDGDQFIDEDIFKTEDTETQLLPCSSTELGNWAIRHNITHAALKDLLQIIKRQYDSSLFIDARTLLKTPKNTKKSCKVIQGGEYWHQGLDVCLTNTFKNLSKDMLIQLNVNIDGLPIYKSSKRQFWPILCSIYEMPDIQPMIVGIFHGNNKPLDINEFLEPFVEDVKRLQSNGLCVNGHMIHIKIRCFICDSPARAFIKGVVNFNGINGCLKCTTEGEYSYLSRTVVFPDIKCPLRTDAKFRSKHYGKHHKGQESPILKISEVDMVQDFIVADELHLLELGVMKRCLTGWKDGSMGFSSKLCARDIERIYKHLISVKLPSEIHRSTRGLDCLAYWKGVEWRNFLNYIGIVILKDVLNTDVYKHFLLLFVAVRICSSDMYAENRSVAQLMFEKYIDDFKIIYGVQFITSNIHNLEHVVDDVNRFGQLFTISTYPFENTLFQLKKLLRQGNNSLQQIVNRIGERNLILSNDTKKTSLQPEIKKRGNVIKCYIYSHNFCLSNVFKNSWFLTNDNDIVQMNSASEKGGKIFIHGKSVKKKEDFFSYPIRSSNLHIYICNITNLNNMKLYLLENVVCKMVVIKYNESKIVFIPLLHTIKNKQNLNVN is encoded by the exons ATGGAAACCAGTGAAACATCAGATGATGGTGACCAGTTTATTGATGAAGACATTTTTAAAACAGAAGATACTGAAACGCAATTATTGCCTTGTTCAAGTACCGAATTAGGAAATTGGGCAATCCGACATAATATTACACATGCAGCTCTAAAAGATCTCCTACAAATAATCAAGAGACAGTATGATTCTAGTTTATTTATCGATGCTAGAACATTAttaaaaacgccaaaaaatacgaaaaaaagttgtaaagttatacaGGGTGGAGAATATTGGCATCAAGGTCTTGACGTTTGTCTAACGAAcacttttaaaaacttgtcaaaagaCATGTTAATACAGCTCAATGTAAATATAGATGGGTTGCCAATATATAAAAGTTCCAAACGTCAGTTTTGGCCAATTTTATGTAGCATATATGAAATGCCTGATATACAGCCTATGATTGTTGGCATTTTCCATGGAAATAACAAGCCTCTAGATATAAATGAATTTTTGGAGCCTTTTGTTGAGGATGTTAAGCGGCTGCAATCAAATGGACTCTGTGTTAATGGGCATATGATTCACATAAAAATTAGATGCTTTATCTGCGATTCACCTGCACGGGCATTTATTAAAG GTGTAGTCAATTTCAATGGGATTAATGGATGCCTTAAATGCACTACTGAAGGCGAATATTCTTATCTTTCTCGAACTGTTGTATTTCCTGATATAAAATGTCCTCTTAGAACTGATGCAAAATTCAGAAGTAAACATTATGGTAAGCACCATAAAGGGCAAGAgtcaccaattttgaaaatttccgaAGTTGACATGGTGCAGGATTTTATAGTAGCAGATGAACTACATCTTTTAGAGCTAGGTGTGATGAAGCGTTGTCTAACAGGATGGAAAGATGGTTCTATGGGTTTCTCAAGTAAGCTATGTGCTCGTGATATTGAGAGGATCTACAAACATTTAATATCTGTGAAACTTCCATCTGAAATTCATCGTTCCACAAGAGGATTAGATTGCCTGGCATACTGGAAAGGAGTAGAATGGCGCAATTTTCTTAATTATATTGGAAttgttattttaaaagatgtgTTGAACACTgacgtttataaacattttttacttctttttgttGCTGTTAGAATATGTTCTTCTGACATGTATGCTGAAAATCGTTCGGTTGCCCAATTaatgtttgaaaaatatatagATGATTTTAAGATTATTTATGGCGTACAATTTATTACAAGCAACATTCATAACTTAGAACATGTGGTTGATGATGTTAATAGATTTGGACAACTTTTTACAATATCTACGTACCCATTTGAGAATACATTATttcaactaaaaaaattattgcgCCAAGGAAATAACAGTTTGCAGCAAATTGTTAATAGAATTGGCGAAAGAAATTTAATATTGAGCAATGATACAAAAAAGACAAGTTTACAGCCAGAAATTAAGAAAAGGGGGAATGTTATCAAGTGCTACATTTATtctcataatttttgtttaagtaatgttttcaaaaattcatggtttttaacaaatgacaatgacattgtTCAAATGAATTCTGCATCAGAAAAAGGTGGTAAAATATTCATACATGGAAAATCTgttaagaaaaaagaagatttctTTAGTTATCCCATTCGATCATCAAATTTACACATATATATTTGCAACAttacaaatttaaataatatgaaacTTTATTTGCTAGAGAATGTTGTTTGTAAAATGGTTGTTATAAAATACAATGaaagtaaaattgtttttattcctcttctacacactattaaaaataaacaaaacttgaatgtaaattaa